From a region of the Cyclopterus lumpus isolate fCycLum1 chromosome 5, fCycLum1.pri, whole genome shotgun sequence genome:
- the si:ch211-161c3.5 gene encoding uncharacterized protein C3orf18 yields MAVTAAKTTTSFLSTTATTTAIPFLSTSKSARDNVTSRTTLMTVTITTNDTSFNATAFPEAVIEGSGMGMVLLPFGIITVIGLAVAIMLYIRKRKRLEKLRHQLMPMYNFDPAEEQDDLLEQELLDHGREGSLAGPNAKTLTTSQGTMQRPSRLVFTDVAKALNA; encoded by the exons ATGGCTGTTACTGCAGCTAAGACAACTACAAGTTTTCTCTCTACAACTGCCACGACCACCGCAATCCCCTTTCTCTCGACGAGCAAGAGCGCCAGAGACAATGTCACCTCAAGAACAACATTAATGACTGTTACCATAACAACAAACGACACCAGCTTCAATGCCACGGCGTTCCCGGAGGCGGTGATCGAGGGCTCGGGAATGGGAATGGTGCTCTTACCCTTTGGCATCATCACTGTCATTGGCTTGGCCGTGGCAATT ATGCTGTATATTCGGAAACGTAAGCG GTTGGAGAAGCTGAGGCACCAGCTCATGCCCATGTATAACTTCGACCCGGCTGAAGAACAAGATGACCTGCTGGAACAGGAACTACTGGACCACGGCCGGGAAGGCAGCCTCGCAGGTCCCAATGCCAAG ACTCTCACAACCTCCCAGGGGACCATGCAGAGGCCCAGTCGTCTGGTCTTCACAGATGTAGCCAAAGCTCTCAACGCTTAA
- the LOC117730495 gene encoding LOW QUALITY PROTEIN: calglandulin-like (The sequence of the model RefSeq protein was modified relative to this genomic sequence to represent the inferred CDS: inserted 1 base in 1 codon), with translation MGSKTAFVIIASKLTQEHITEYKGVFEMCDEKGNGDVKTQELERLMNLMGINPTKRDLSQMAKDVDRDGDGMFNCDSFXGLLALYNERTKNQDAELRAAFKVFNKDVKGYIDWNTFKYVLMNSGEPLTQIEAEQMMKEADKDGDGTINYSEFVSMMTGYSFKNELRIFCSCC, from the exons GCCAGCAAGTTAACACAAGAGCACATCACAGAGTACAAAGGAGTGTTTGAGATGTGTGACGAAAAGGGAAATGGAGATGTGAAGACACAGGAGCTAGAAAGGCTGATGAATTTAATGGGGATCAATCCTACAAAGCGAGATCTCAGCCAAATGGCCAAAGATGTGGACAGAGATGGTGAT GGGATGTTTAACTGTGACAGCT CTGGTCTATTGGCACTGTACAACGAAAGAACCAAGAACCAGGATGCTGAACTCAGAGCTGcttttaaagtatttaacaaAGACGTCAAAGGATATATCGACTGGAACACATTCAA ATATGTACTGATGAATTCAGGGGAACCACTTACTCAAATTGAGGCAGAGCAGATGATGAAGGAGGCAGATAAAGATGGAGATGGAACCATTAATTA TTCAGAATTTGTGAGCATGATGACTGGGTACTCGTTCAAAAATGAACTGAGGATATTCTGCAGCTGCTGTTAA